A single genomic interval of Camelina sativa cultivar DH55 chromosome 11, Cs, whole genome shotgun sequence harbors:
- the LOC104721944 gene encoding ATP-dependent 6-phosphofructokinase 1 isoform X1, which yields MIIITLSRIFHHCMDYFRFRSSSSGGRSTASETDHHQLIPRISRKYRSLSFDSGLRLIASLSNNHQRIESPTRLVMSSSVSNSDRKIVTGSAGYILEDVPHFTDDFPDCPTYPNPLQDNAAYSVVKQYFVDEDDTVPQKIVVHPNSPRGTHFRRAGPRQRVYFESDDVLACIVTCGGLCPGLNTVIREIVCGLSYMYGVKRILGIDGGYRGFYARNTIHLDTNTVNDIHRSGGTILGTSRGGHDTTKIVDSIQDRGINQVYIIGGDGSQKGAAAIFEEIRRRKLKVAVAGIPKTIDNDIPIIDRSFGFDTAVEEAQRAINAAHVEATSFENGIGLVKLMGRYSGFIAMYATLASRDVDCCLIPESPFFLEGPGGLFEFIAKRLKESGHMVIVIAEGAGQDLLAESIEESKTLKDASGNKLLQDVGLWISQRIKDHFAKKMTLNLKYIDPTYMIRAVPSNASDNVCCTLLAQSAVHGVMAGYNGFTVGLVNGRHTYIPFYRITEKQNKVVITDRMWARLLSSTNQPSFMKHDDIESNQLVGEQGTMKW from the exons atgataataataacattatctCGGATCTTTCATCATTGTATGGATTATTTTAGATTCcgatcatcatcttcaggtGGGAGGAGTACGGCTTCTGAAACCGATCATCATCAATTAATCCCTAGAATCAGTAGGAAATATCGTTCATTGAGCTTTGATTCGGGTCTTCGTCTGATTGCTTCGCTTTCGAATAATCATCAGAGAATTGAGTCTCCGACAAGGTTGGTTATGTCATCTTCTGTCTCAAACTCTGACCGGAAGATCGTTACTGGTTCCGCCGGTTATATTCTTGAAGACGTTCCTCATTTCACCGATGACTTCCCTGATTGCCCT ACATATCCAAATCCGTTACAAGACAACGCTGCTTACTCAGTTGTTAA GCAGTATTTTGTGGATGAGGATGACACGGTTCCTCAAAAA ATAGTTGTTCATCCTAATAGTCCTAGGGGAACACATTTCCGCCGTGCTGGACCACGTCAAAGG GTTTACTTTGAGTCGGATGATGTGCTTGCTTGTATTGTTACTTGTGGCGGTCTGTGTCCAGGGCTTAATACTGTGATCAGAGAGATAGTTTGTGGATTATCTTACATGTATGGTGTCAAGAGAATCCTTGGAATTGAT GGAGGTTACAGGGGATTTTACGCGAGAAACACAATCCATTTGGATACAAATACAGTGAATGATATCCATAGAAGCGGAGGAACCATCCTTGGGACTTCAAGAGGCGGTCACGACACTACTAAGATTGTAGATAGTATTCAAGATCGTGGGATTAACCAG GTTTATATAATCGGTGGAGATGGATCACAGAAAGGAGCAGCTGCTATATTCGAG GAAATTAGGAGACGCAAGCTTAAAGTTGCGGTTGCAGGAATCCCCAAAACAATTGACAATGATATTCCT ATTATCGATAGATCATTCGGGTTTGACACAGCTGTAGAAGAGGCTCAACGTGCTATCAATGCTGCCCATGTCGAAGCTACAAGTTTTGAGAACGGTATTGGTCTTGTGAAGTTAATGGGACGGTACAGCG GATTCATTGCAATGTATGCAACTCTAGCAAGCCGAGATGTGGACTGTTGCTTGATCCCGGAGTCTCCATTTTTTCTTGAAGGCCCAGGCGGGCTTTTTGAATTTATTGCTAAACGGCTAAAGGAGAGTGGTCACATGGTGATTGTAATTGCAGAAGGTGCGGGACAAGATTTGTTGGCTGAAAGCATAGAAGAGTCAAAAACTCTCAAAGATGCCTCTGGAAACAAACTTCTACAAGACGTTGGCTTATGGATCTCTCAACGGATCAAG GATCATTTTGCCAAGAAGATGACTCTTAACCTCAAATACATAG ATCCAACCTACATGATTAGGGCTGTTCCGAGCAATGCTTCAGACAATGTTTGCTGCACGCTATTAGCTCAAAGTGCGGTTCACGGAGTGATGGCTGGTTACAATGGCTTCACCGTTGGACTTGTCAATGGCAGACATACTTACATTCCCTTCTAT AGGATCACTGAGAAACAGAACAAGGTGGTAATCACTGACAGAATGTGGGCGAGGCTTTTGTCTTCAACGAATCAGCCAAGTTTCATGAAGCACGACGATATTGAGTCGAACCAGTTGGTTGGTGAACAAGGCACCATGAAATGGTAA
- the LOC104721944 gene encoding ATP-dependent 6-phosphofructokinase 1 isoform X2 → MSSSVSNSDRKIVTGSAGYILEDVPHFTDDFPDCPTYPNPLQDNAAYSVVKQYFVDEDDTVPQKIVVHPNSPRGTHFRRAGPRQRVYFESDDVLACIVTCGGLCPGLNTVIREIVCGLSYMYGVKRILGIDGGYRGFYARNTIHLDTNTVNDIHRSGGTILGTSRGGHDTTKIVDSIQDRGINQVYIIGGDGSQKGAAAIFEEIRRRKLKVAVAGIPKTIDNDIPIIDRSFGFDTAVEEAQRAINAAHVEATSFENGIGLVKLMGRYSGFIAMYATLASRDVDCCLIPESPFFLEGPGGLFEFIAKRLKESGHMVIVIAEGAGQDLLAESIEESKTLKDASGNKLLQDVGLWISQRIKDHFAKKMTLNLKYIDPTYMIRAVPSNASDNVCCTLLAQSAVHGVMAGYNGFTVGLVNGRHTYIPFYRITEKQNKVVITDRMWARLLSSTNQPSFMKHDDIESNQLVGEQGTMKW, encoded by the exons ATGTCATCTTCTGTCTCAAACTCTGACCGGAAGATCGTTACTGGTTCCGCCGGTTATATTCTTGAAGACGTTCCTCATTTCACCGATGACTTCCCTGATTGCCCT ACATATCCAAATCCGTTACAAGACAACGCTGCTTACTCAGTTGTTAA GCAGTATTTTGTGGATGAGGATGACACGGTTCCTCAAAAA ATAGTTGTTCATCCTAATAGTCCTAGGGGAACACATTTCCGCCGTGCTGGACCACGTCAAAGG GTTTACTTTGAGTCGGATGATGTGCTTGCTTGTATTGTTACTTGTGGCGGTCTGTGTCCAGGGCTTAATACTGTGATCAGAGAGATAGTTTGTGGATTATCTTACATGTATGGTGTCAAGAGAATCCTTGGAATTGAT GGAGGTTACAGGGGATTTTACGCGAGAAACACAATCCATTTGGATACAAATACAGTGAATGATATCCATAGAAGCGGAGGAACCATCCTTGGGACTTCAAGAGGCGGTCACGACACTACTAAGATTGTAGATAGTATTCAAGATCGTGGGATTAACCAG GTTTATATAATCGGTGGAGATGGATCACAGAAAGGAGCAGCTGCTATATTCGAG GAAATTAGGAGACGCAAGCTTAAAGTTGCGGTTGCAGGAATCCCCAAAACAATTGACAATGATATTCCT ATTATCGATAGATCATTCGGGTTTGACACAGCTGTAGAAGAGGCTCAACGTGCTATCAATGCTGCCCATGTCGAAGCTACAAGTTTTGAGAACGGTATTGGTCTTGTGAAGTTAATGGGACGGTACAGCG GATTCATTGCAATGTATGCAACTCTAGCAAGCCGAGATGTGGACTGTTGCTTGATCCCGGAGTCTCCATTTTTTCTTGAAGGCCCAGGCGGGCTTTTTGAATTTATTGCTAAACGGCTAAAGGAGAGTGGTCACATGGTGATTGTAATTGCAGAAGGTGCGGGACAAGATTTGTTGGCTGAAAGCATAGAAGAGTCAAAAACTCTCAAAGATGCCTCTGGAAACAAACTTCTACAAGACGTTGGCTTATGGATCTCTCAACGGATCAAG GATCATTTTGCCAAGAAGATGACTCTTAACCTCAAATACATAG ATCCAACCTACATGATTAGGGCTGTTCCGAGCAATGCTTCAGACAATGTTTGCTGCACGCTATTAGCTCAAAGTGCGGTTCACGGAGTGATGGCTGGTTACAATGGCTTCACCGTTGGACTTGTCAATGGCAGACATACTTACATTCCCTTCTAT AGGATCACTGAGAAACAGAACAAGGTGGTAATCACTGACAGAATGTGGGCGAGGCTTTTGTCTTCAACGAATCAGCCAAGTTTCATGAAGCACGACGATATTGAGTCGAACCAGTTGGTTGGTGAACAAGGCACCATGAAATGGTAA
- the LOC104721945 gene encoding gamma-glutamyltranspeptidase 3-like, producing the protein MSQETIADPLLSIHDHETAVGEKKKQSRVLKVALLLVLILVGVSGFSFSDNVKILLPRQVIDDGHSVSHGTVSDVVESENGIVAADDGRCSEIGASVLRRGGHAVDAAVATSLCVGVVNPMSSGIGGGAFLIVSSQEDSKGEAFDMRETAPLAASKDMYKNDATAKSVGALSMGVPGEIAGLYEAWKRYGRLPWKPLFEPAIELARGGFVVHPYLGRAIASHASKILKDPGLRSVFSRNGQVLKPGETCYNPELARSLETISEQGPGAFYNGTVGEKLVNDVKNAGGIITMDDLRSYKVRVTDAMSVDVMGYTVHGMPPPSSGTVGFAMVMNILDSYSNLYTASGKDLELHRLIEAMKHMFAARMDLGDPEFVNITNGMNQMLSKTHAEEIRKKIFDNTTFPPEYYLNRWSQLRDQGTSHFCIVDAERNTVSMTTTVNYAFGAKVLSPATGIVLNNEMDDFSAPSEITPDELPPAPTNFIEPNKRPLSSMTPLVVTKDGELVAALGGAGGMNIIAGVLQVFLNCFVLNMKPLQAVESARVYHRLIPNVVQYENFTAINGDYIGLTEDTKMFLAERGHEFEAVSGRAIVQLIVQTFKEDKEEDMFIDIGRKIGKHKKPLKGLLTAVSDPRKDGKPAAA; encoded by the exons ATGAGTCAAGAAACCATTGCCGATCCTCTTCTGAGTATCCACGACCATGAAACAGCTGtcggagagaagaagaaacagagtagaGTTCTAAAGGTTGCTCTTTTACTGGTTCTGATTCTTGTCGGAGTTTCAG GTTTTAGCTTTAGTGACAACGTTAAGATTTTGTTGCCAAGACAAGTAATTGATGATGGTCATAGTGTTAGTCATGGAACCGTTAGTGACGTGGTTGAATCGGAGAATGGCATTGTGGCTGCTGACGACGGTCGGTGCTCTGAGATAGGTGCCTCTGTTCTTAGAAGAGGTGGCCACGCGGTTGACGCAGCCGTGGCTACTAGTTTATGTGTGGGTGTTGTAAATCCAATGTCTAGTGGAATTGGTGGTGGAGCTTTCTTGATCGTTAGCTCGCAGGAAGATTCCAAAGGTGAGGCTTTTGACATGAGAGAAACTGCTCCTTTAGCTGCTTCTAAG GATATGTATAAGAATGATGCCACTGCGAAGTCCGTTGGCGCTTTGTCGATGGGAGTTCCAGGAGAGATAGCGGGACTTTACGAGGCTTGGAAACGGTATGGTCGTCTCCCGTGGAAACCGCTTTTCGAGCCGGCGATTGAGTTGGCCAGAGGCGGTTTCGTGGTGCATCCATATCTCGGACGGGCTATAGCAAGCCACGCTTCCAAGATACTTAAAGATCCGGGTTTGCGGAGTGTCTTCTCAAGAAACGGACAGGTTTTGAAACCTGGTGAGACTTGCTATAACCCGGAACTAGCTAGGAGTCTTGAGACTATTTCCGAGCAAGGACCGGGAGCGTTCTATAACGGGACAGTAGGTGAGAAGCTTGTTAACGATGTGAAAAACGCTGGAGGGATCATAACGATGGATGATCTAAGAAGTTACAAAGTCAGAGTTACGGATGCAATGTCTGTGGATGTTATGGGTTACACGGTTCATGGAATGCCGCCTCCTTCGAGCGGTACAGTCGGTTTTGCGATGGTTATGAATATCTTGGATAGTTACTCGAACCTTTACACTGCTTCGGGAAAAGATCTTGAGCTGCACCGTTTGATAGAAGCAATGAAACATATGTTTGCAGCTCGTATGGATCTTGGAGACCCTGAGTTCGTTAACATTACAAACGGTATGAACCAAATGCTCTCGAAGACTCACGCTGAAGAAATACGAAAGAAGATTTTTGACAACACGACATTCCCACCCGAGTACTATTTGAACCGGTGGAGCCAACTGAGGGACCAGGGGACGAGTCATTTCTGCATTGTGGATGCAGAAAGAAACACAGTGTCGATGACCACAACTGTGAATTACGCTTTTGGTGCCAAGGTTTTATCACCTGCCACTGGTATTGTGCTAAACAACGAGATGGATGATTTCTCGGCACCTTCGGAGATCACTCCCGACGAGCTTCCTCCAGCTCCTACAAATTTCATTGAACCAAACAAGAGACCGTTATCTTCCATGACACCTCTTGTAGTCACTAAG GATGGTGAGTTGGTGGCAGCGCTTGGAGGAGCTGGCGGAATGAATATAATTGCAGGGGTGCTTCAAGTGTTCCTTAATTGCTTTGTGTTGAATATGAAACCCTTACAAGCAGTAGAGAGTGCAAGAGTTTACCATAGG ttgATACCAAATGTTGTTCAATATGAGAACTTCACGGCGATCAATGGCGATTACATAGGGCTTACAGAAGATACCAAGATGTTTTTAGCAGAGAGAGGACATGAATTCGAGGCTGTCTCAGGTAGAGCTATTGTTCAACTCATTGTTCAGACTTTcaaggaagacaaagaagaagatatgtttaTTGACATTGGAAGGAAAATTGGAAAACATAAGAAACCATTAAAGGGCTTACTCACTGCAGTTAGTGATCCTCGAAAAGATGGGAAACCAGCTGCAGCTTGA